The following proteins come from a genomic window of Opitutales bacterium:
- a CDS encoding class I SAM-dependent methyltransferase: MRDPFGRLGRIYHLLKMAWSGRELRKMREAFLGDPDLVASRSVLIFGEGDGRFLKAALEAWPQAQFRVVDQSAGMISMARRRIIDMGYGSRVRFDQADVIGWECDEAFDGVVMHCFLDCFDDRGMRHVLKEAKRGLSTGGWVWVGDYVEPLNRNYQWLRLRCLYKFFQYVTDIRARRIPDYATWFEQNAFEARRCCSFGRGSLNSCLYFKV, from the coding sequence ATGAGAGATCCGTTTGGACGCCTCGGCCGTATCTACCACCTACTCAAGATGGCTTGGTCAGGAAGAGAACTCCGGAAAATGCGTGAAGCTTTTCTTGGTGACCCTGATTTGGTCGCTTCACGCTCAGTGTTGATTTTTGGGGAAGGTGATGGGCGTTTTCTAAAAGCGGCCCTCGAAGCCTGGCCGCAAGCGCAGTTTAGAGTTGTGGACCAAAGTGCTGGTATGATCTCGATGGCACGGCGTCGCATTATTGATATGGGGTATGGGTCGAGAGTGAGGTTCGATCAAGCTGACGTCATAGGTTGGGAGTGTGATGAGGCATTTGATGGGGTGGTTATGCACTGTTTTCTAGACTGCTTTGATGACAGAGGCATGCGGCATGTTTTGAAAGAAGCTAAACGTGGATTAAGCACGGGAGGTTGGGTGTGGGTGGGGGATTATGTCGAACCTCTCAATCGGAATTATCAGTGGCTTCGGCTGCGCTGCTTATATAAATTTTTCCAATACGTAACTGATATCCGTGCCCGACGTATACCGGACTATGCTACCTGGTTTGAACAAAATGCCTTCGAAGCTCGTCGCTGTTGCTCGTTTGGTCGGGGTAGCCTTAATTCATGCTTATACTTCAAGGTCTGA
- a CDS encoding DUF1343 domain-containing protein: MRILAVAAFLLFASISFARIELGVDVLQQTGFDVLSGQRVGLLTHPAGVNRFGTPTVDVLRRAPMVELVALFGSEHGIYGNEEASQPVDDKIDSRTGLPVYSLYGKYRKPTPKMLANIDTLVIDLQDIGVRSYTYVSCMRLALEACFEEGKSVVILDRPNPLGGLKVDGPSMDEEWRSYVGTFPTPYVHGMTIGELARMAVATPSWLDLTPEQIRAGELIIVPMRGWNRSMLWPDTGLEFVATSPNIPDVSAVLGYSMTGLGAQLGNFSHGIGTPYPFRFLRFKGKSPEEIQGALNREQLPGLSFPIIETRTQAGIVIRGVYARVDNWAVLNPTQISFAMMKLTGLWQPEAFQNAKDLDIGLFNKHVGSSAWWDEIFNRTRQPNVDKFLRAWETRALAFQKQSKPYWLYP; encoded by the coding sequence ATGCGTATCCTAGCAGTCGCTGCCTTCCTTTTATTCGCCTCCATCTCCTTTGCGCGCATTGAGTTGGGGGTCGATGTCCTCCAGCAGACAGGCTTCGATGTACTCTCTGGCCAACGCGTGGGCCTATTGACGCACCCGGCTGGTGTAAATCGTTTTGGCACGCCGACGGTCGACGTGTTGCGACGTGCGCCGATGGTAGAATTAGTCGCTCTGTTTGGTTCCGAGCATGGCATCTATGGCAATGAGGAGGCGAGTCAGCCCGTGGACGACAAGATCGACTCGCGCACCGGGTTACCTGTCTACTCGCTTTATGGCAAATACCGAAAACCGACGCCCAAGATGCTCGCAAACATCGATACCCTGGTCATCGACCTCCAGGATATCGGCGTGCGTTCTTACACCTATGTGAGTTGTATGCGTTTGGCGCTTGAGGCCTGTTTTGAAGAGGGAAAGAGCGTAGTAATCCTAGATCGACCTAACCCCTTGGGCGGCTTGAAAGTCGACGGTCCATCGATGGATGAGGAATGGCGCAGCTATGTGGGCACATTTCCCACTCCTTATGTTCATGGCATGACGATAGGAGAGCTAGCCCGCATGGCTGTGGCAACACCGAGCTGGCTTGATTTGACACCAGAGCAAATACGAGCGGGTGAACTCATAATAGTTCCCATGCGCGGCTGGAATCGCTCCATGCTCTGGCCCGACACAGGACTCGAATTTGTCGCCACCTCACCGAACATTCCAGACGTATCAGCGGTTCTCGGTTATTCAATGACTGGCTTGGGCGCGCAGCTGGGTAATTTTTCACATGGTATCGGCACCCCCTACCCCTTCCGCTTCCTGCGCTTTAAAGGTAAATCACCAGAAGAGATACAAGGGGCATTGAATAGAGAACAGCTTCCCGGACTATCGTTTCCAATTATTGAGACACGCACCCAAGCAGGCATAGTCATCCGCGGTGTGTATGCGCGCGTGGATAATTGGGCGGTGCTTAATCCCACCCAGATCAGTTTCGCGATGATGAAACTTACCGGCTTGTGGCAGCCAGAGGCATTTCAAAATGCGAAGGATCTGGATATTGGCTTATTCAATAAGCACGTCGGTTCATCTGCTTGGTGGGACGAAATTTTTAATCGCACGCGACAGCCCAACGTGGACAAGTTTCTGCGCGCTTGGGAGACTCGTGCGCTTGCATTTCAAAAACAGTCTAAGCCCTATTGGCTCTACCCGTAA
- a CDS encoding zinc-binding dehydrogenase → MKALLLEDVGGNPVIKTVNMPELIAGNIRICIKAAALNHRDVWIQKGLYPAMKLPMILGSDGAGVVDEIGDGVDSRWVGKNVVINPSFEWGTNSKAQGNDFKILGMPRPGTFAEYIVVPQEQVIEAPEHLNFNQAASLPLAGLTAYRALFTRADLQAGEKVLITGIGGGVALFAMQFASAAGCRVWGTSSSHQKIKSAKKLGLEGGYNYQDESWSIEAFAETGGFDVIIDGAAGKQYGELIDAAAPGGRIVHYGGTAGEPDNLPIRKMFWKQLNILGTTMGTAEDFAHMIHFVSEKQIAPIIDSAIPLSNAADAFARMDSGEQFGKLVLSV, encoded by the coding sequence ATGAAAGCACTCCTCCTAGAAGATGTAGGCGGTAATCCAGTTATAAAAACTGTGAATATGCCTGAGTTGATAGCGGGCAACATCCGCATCTGCATCAAAGCCGCGGCCTTGAACCATAGAGATGTCTGGATTCAGAAAGGACTCTACCCCGCTATGAAACTCCCTATGATTCTCGGCTCGGACGGAGCCGGTGTAGTCGATGAGATTGGCGACGGCGTGGATTCTAGATGGGTGGGAAAAAACGTGGTGATCAATCCCTCCTTCGAATGGGGCACCAATTCCAAGGCTCAAGGCAATGATTTTAAAATCCTGGGTATGCCGCGACCAGGGACCTTTGCCGAGTACATCGTGGTTCCACAAGAGCAGGTGATAGAAGCACCCGAGCATCTGAATTTTAACCAAGCTGCTTCGCTCCCTCTTGCTGGGCTCACGGCTTACCGCGCACTGTTCACGCGCGCAGATCTCCAAGCCGGGGAAAAAGTTCTTATCACTGGAATCGGTGGCGGTGTCGCTCTTTTTGCGATGCAATTCGCCTCAGCTGCCGGGTGCCGTGTCTGGGGCACCTCATCTTCTCATCAGAAAATAAAAAGCGCCAAGAAATTGGGTCTCGAAGGTGGCTATAACTATCAAGACGAAAGTTGGTCAATCGAAGCCTTCGCTGAGACAGGAGGATTTGATGTGATCATTGACGGCGCGGCAGGAAAACAATACGGCGAGCTCATCGACGCAGCAGCCCCCGGTGGGCGTATCGTCCACTATGGAGGCACTGCTGGGGAGCCAGACAACCTACCCATCCGCAAAATGTTTTGGAAGCAACTCAACATTCTCGGCACCACGATGGGAACTGCTGAAGATTTCGCGCATATGATTCACTTTGTATCTGAAAAACAAATCGCGCCCATCATTGATTCGGCAATTCCTCTATCTAATGCCGCAGATGCTTTTGCTCGCATGGACTCCGGTGAACAATTCGGAAAACTTGTCTTGTCGGTATAG
- the gltB gene encoding glutamate synthase large subunit, whose amino-acid sequence MANIIPSPLYRSDFEHDACGVGFIANMHGTKSNDILSRAVVGLKNLAHRGAIDADAITGDGAGILTQIPYSIFRKELEKVGKNLFREEHLAVCAVFLPLDDEYGQAQGRRIIEESVKAEGLHFAGWRECPVDNSCLGKKAELTRPLIMHGMIMRNEEDDATFERKLLLAQKASARRAEEDKVKDFYIVSMSHKTITYKGLLNAPQVRKFFLDFQDESYETAFAIFHQRFATNTFPDWTKAQPYRMLAHNGEINTIRGNRNAMRAREYSSEVGVWGDRYKDLSPMVQQNMSDSASFDNALQITTAAGRSATHGVSIMMPSAWENDRSLDDEVRAFYKYHAVMMEPWDGPAAIVFTDGRYVAASLDRNGLRPARYKVYEDGTVILASEVGLIPEWGSVPVKAGRLGPGKMLAVDLEENRLVEDDEIKGKFAADENYSEWCSRCISNLSDITSDSLVHTDVDASEAELVRKRVAFGYDIEEEERIIIPMADTGAEGIGSMGDDTPLAVISRKPRLIYTYFKQLFAQVTNPPIDSLRERMVMSLKTHLGGRISLFEGMVKNHEFIALESPILLDHEFETISQNSCLSDNIAVLNATFPVSEGESGLEVALLALRGAARKVVAEKQIKVIVVSDRHTDSDHAAIPTLLAVGAVHSELVLAGKRISCDIIAETAEVRDVHQTATVLGFGANAIYPYLALDLIRSLSKADKLDASVSIEQAQLNYRYAIDKGILKIMSKMGISTLFSYQGAGIFEAVGISQKVIDDCFSGTACPIDGIGYAEIASEAIRRHTAGFEVTDENPAITSDGYFSVVKKGEGEFHGWNPKVVSGMNRFNRKGGDYEAFQPYKDAADDHQPVSVKDLLKINYPEQGVDIDKVEPIDDIRSRFTTAGMSLGALSPEMHESLAIAMNSIGGKSNSGEGGEDPKRFSPYDNGDNANSAIKQVASGRFGVSAEYLANAREIEIKIAQGAKPGEGGQLPGHKVSPLIASLRYSVPGVTLISPPPHHDIYSIEDLAQLIFDLKEVNPRAKVCVKLVSSSGVGTIAAGVAKAYSDVILISGHDGGTGASPLSSIKHAGSAWEIGLAETHQTLMMNDLRGRVTLRTDGGMKTGRDIVIAALLGAEEFNFGTSALIAGGCAMFRVCHLNSCPVGVATQRDDLRAKFRGKPEYIVNYFNAVAEDVRRILAKLGARTLNDIIGRTEFLEQIEDPENPKTSKIDFKGLLHNPDPVGEMPRYHTRERNDRFGSDGSLDDRVMQEAKESIVHMKKPFRGSFKVNNISRNVGTHLAGEIAYLHGNKGMKSGTITLDLKGSAGQSFGTFLVQGLRLNLTGEANDYVGKGMNGGEIIIRPKAEDNIVWSENVIIGNTCLYGATGGHLFAAGTAGERFGVRNSGGTAVVEGVGDHGCEYMTGGTIIILGETGRNFGAGMSGGLAFIYDENDAMAERINPEMVELKSIEDVDESIALKAITKRHAELTGSPKAKDIINNWERSLGLFKRVTPFAAADVTPPVFRVEEGLNAITV is encoded by the coding sequence ATGGCAAACATTATACCTTCTCCTCTCTACCGCTCTGACTTTGAACATGACGCCTGCGGCGTCGGCTTCATCGCCAACATGCATGGCACCAAAAGCAATGACATACTGAGTCGCGCGGTTGTAGGGCTCAAAAACCTTGCGCACCGGGGTGCCATAGATGCAGATGCCATCACAGGCGATGGAGCGGGCATCCTGACTCAGATTCCTTATTCTATTTTCAGGAAAGAGCTGGAGAAAGTTGGTAAGAATCTATTTCGTGAAGAACATCTCGCCGTCTGCGCAGTATTTCTTCCCTTGGATGATGAATATGGCCAAGCACAAGGCCGTCGTATTATTGAGGAGTCCGTAAAAGCAGAAGGCCTCCACTTCGCGGGATGGCGCGAATGCCCTGTAGACAACTCTTGCTTAGGTAAGAAAGCAGAACTTACCCGCCCCCTTATTATGCACGGCATGATCATGCGTAACGAAGAGGACGACGCGACCTTCGAGCGAAAGCTACTTCTCGCTCAGAAAGCCTCAGCACGACGTGCCGAGGAGGATAAAGTGAAGGATTTCTACATTGTGAGTATGTCTCACAAAACCATCACCTATAAAGGACTACTCAACGCGCCTCAGGTAAGGAAATTTTTTCTCGATTTTCAGGACGAAAGCTACGAAACCGCATTTGCTATTTTCCATCAGCGCTTCGCAACCAATACGTTCCCAGACTGGACCAAGGCACAGCCTTACCGCATGCTCGCTCACAATGGTGAAATTAACACCATTCGTGGCAACCGTAACGCCATGCGGGCGCGTGAATACTCTAGCGAAGTCGGAGTGTGGGGAGACCGTTACAAAGACCTGTCCCCCATGGTGCAGCAAAACATGTCGGACTCCGCAAGCTTCGACAATGCGCTGCAAATTACGACAGCAGCAGGGCGCAGTGCCACCCATGGTGTGTCTATCATGATGCCCTCAGCTTGGGAAAATGATCGATCTCTAGACGACGAAGTGCGTGCTTTTTATAAATACCATGCCGTAATGATGGAGCCGTGGGATGGTCCAGCGGCTATCGTGTTTACTGATGGACGCTACGTCGCCGCCAGTTTGGATCGCAACGGTCTCCGCCCTGCTCGCTATAAGGTATATGAAGACGGCACGGTAATCCTTGCCTCTGAGGTGGGCCTGATTCCCGAATGGGGCTCTGTTCCCGTAAAAGCCGGGCGCCTCGGCCCTGGAAAAATGCTCGCAGTCGACCTCGAAGAAAACCGGTTGGTCGAGGATGATGAAATCAAAGGTAAATTCGCTGCAGATGAAAACTACAGCGAATGGTGCAGCCGATGTATTTCCAACCTCAGCGACATCACGAGCGACTCATTGGTTCACACGGACGTGGATGCGAGCGAAGCAGAACTCGTCCGAAAACGCGTCGCTTTCGGTTATGATATCGAAGAAGAAGAGCGCATCATCATCCCCATGGCAGATACAGGGGCTGAAGGAATCGGATCCATGGGCGATGACACCCCACTCGCTGTCATTTCGCGCAAACCTCGTCTCATATACACCTATTTTAAGCAACTCTTCGCACAGGTAACTAATCCACCTATCGACTCACTCCGTGAGCGTATGGTGATGTCCCTCAAAACCCACCTGGGTGGACGCATCAGTCTCTTCGAGGGCATGGTCAAAAACCATGAGTTTATTGCTCTGGAATCTCCGATCTTACTCGATCACGAGTTCGAGACCATCAGCCAAAATTCTTGCCTTTCGGATAATATAGCGGTTCTCAATGCAACCTTCCCCGTCTCAGAGGGAGAATCGGGCCTTGAGGTCGCTTTACTCGCTCTGCGCGGTGCAGCCCGAAAGGTAGTTGCCGAGAAACAGATTAAAGTGATCGTAGTGAGTGACCGGCACACCGATTCAGATCACGCTGCGATCCCGACTCTACTCGCTGTCGGCGCTGTCCATTCTGAACTCGTTCTAGCCGGCAAACGCATCAGCTGCGATATCATCGCAGAGACAGCGGAGGTTCGCGACGTCCACCAGACCGCAACTGTCCTCGGATTTGGGGCCAACGCGATTTATCCTTATTTAGCTCTGGACTTGATTCGCTCGCTGTCAAAGGCCGATAAACTGGACGCCTCAGTCTCAATCGAGCAAGCCCAGTTGAATTACCGTTACGCGATCGATAAAGGCATCCTCAAAATCATGTCCAAAATGGGCATCAGCACTTTATTTAGCTATCAAGGCGCAGGAATATTTGAGGCGGTCGGTATCAGCCAAAAGGTAATTGATGACTGTTTTTCTGGAACCGCCTGCCCTATCGACGGAATTGGCTATGCTGAGATTGCTTCTGAGGCTATCCGCCGACACACCGCCGGATTTGAGGTAACTGACGAAAATCCAGCAATCACCAGTGATGGATACTTCAGCGTCGTAAAAAAAGGGGAAGGCGAATTCCACGGCTGGAATCCCAAAGTCGTATCTGGAATGAATCGCTTTAACCGTAAGGGAGGCGACTATGAGGCTTTTCAACCTTACAAAGACGCGGCTGACGACCACCAACCCGTCTCTGTAAAAGACCTGCTCAAAATCAACTATCCCGAGCAAGGTGTAGACATCGATAAGGTAGAACCCATCGACGATATCCGTAGCCGCTTCACCACTGCGGGGATGAGTCTTGGAGCTCTCTCTCCCGAGATGCACGAGTCTCTCGCTATAGCGATGAATAGCATCGGTGGTAAGTCGAACTCGGGCGAAGGCGGTGAAGATCCTAAGCGATTTTCACCCTACGACAATGGTGATAATGCCAATAGTGCAATCAAGCAGGTGGCTTCTGGCCGCTTTGGCGTCTCAGCCGAGTACTTGGCGAATGCTCGTGAAATCGAAATCAAGATCGCTCAAGGTGCAAAGCCCGGTGAGGGGGGCCAGCTCCCTGGCCACAAGGTCTCGCCCCTTATTGCATCGCTGCGCTATTCGGTTCCCGGCGTAACACTTATCTCGCCCCCTCCTCACCACGACATTTACTCGATTGAAGACTTGGCTCAGTTGATCTTTGACCTCAAAGAGGTCAACCCACGCGCTAAGGTCTGTGTTAAACTTGTATCCAGCTCAGGTGTGGGCACGATTGCGGCTGGAGTTGCGAAAGCCTACTCCGATGTGATTTTGATCTCAGGTCACGATGGTGGAACAGGAGCCTCCCCTCTTTCTTCGATCAAGCATGCAGGATCAGCATGGGAAATTGGCCTCGCTGAGACGCACCAAACGCTCATGATGAACGACCTGCGTGGCCGTGTCACACTGCGCACAGATGGCGGCATGAAGACCGGACGCGACATCGTCATCGCTGCCCTCTTAGGAGCTGAAGAATTCAATTTCGGCACCTCAGCGCTGATAGCGGGTGGCTGTGCCATGTTCCGCGTCTGTCACCTCAATAGCTGCCCAGTCGGTGTTGCAACTCAACGCGACGATCTGCGGGCTAAATTCCGAGGCAAACCCGAGTATATCGTCAATTACTTCAATGCTGTAGCGGAAGATGTGCGCCGTATTCTTGCTAAACTTGGAGCGCGCACGCTCAACGACATCATCGGCCGCACTGAATTTCTCGAACAAATCGAGGATCCGGAAAATCCGAAAACTTCGAAAATCGATTTCAAGGGACTCCTTCACAACCCAGACCCGGTGGGTGAAATGCCACGCTATCATACACGTGAGCGCAATGATCGCTTTGGGAGTGATGGCTCCTTGGATGATCGTGTCATGCAGGAAGCTAAGGAAAGCATCGTTCACATGAAAAAGCCCTTCCGCGGTTCTTTCAAAGTGAATAACATCTCGCGCAATGTGGGCACCCATCTTGCCGGAGAGATTGCTTACCTCCACGGTAACAAGGGCATGAAATCTGGCACTATCACGCTAGATCTCAAAGGTAGTGCAGGACAAAGCTTTGGCACCTTCTTAGTCCAGGGTCTCCGCCTCAATTTGACGGGTGAGGCTAATGACTACGTCGGAAAGGGTATGAACGGTGGAGAGATCATCATCCGCCCGAAAGCCGAAGATAATATCGTCTGGTCAGAGAACGTCATCATCGGAAATACCTGCCTCTATGGAGCCACCGGCGGACATTTGTTTGCAGCTGGCACAGCCGGTGAACGCTTCGGTGTGCGCAACTCAGGCGGCACCGCTGTCGTTGAAGGTGTCGGTGATCACGGCTGCGAATATATGACTGGCGGCACAATAATTATTCTTGGCGAAACCGGACGCAACTTCGGTGCTGGAATGAGCGGTGGCCTCGCCTTCATCTATGACGAGAACGACGCTATGGCAGAGCGCATCAATCCTGAGATGGTTGAACTCAAATCCATCGAAGATGTCGATGAGAGCATTGCCTTGAAGGCAATCACTAAACGGCATGCAGAGCTGACTGGTAGTCCCAAAGCGAAGGATATCATAAACAATTGGGAACGATCATTGGGCTTATTTAAGCGGGTCACACCTTTCGCCGCAGCTGACGTCACGCCTCCAGTCTTCCGGGTGGAAGAAGGACTCAACGCTATAACGGTTTAA
- the leuA gene encoding 2-isopropylmalate synthase, with protein MQHHPISKYRPFSGVSLSDRTWPDKQISSAPIWCSVDLRDGNQALAQPMSVEEKLEFFDLLVGVGFKQIEIGFPSASDTEFAFTRRLIEEQRIPDDVTIQVLVQCREHLIERTVESLIGAKSVIIHVYNSTNPLQRDITFNKDKSEIKAIAVQGAQWIQNRLPRLEGTSVILQYSPESFSDTETEYALEVCEAVLDVWQPTPERPAILNLPATVEWATPNVHADQIEWFCRHMKRRDRAIISLHTHNDRGTGTAATELALMAGADRVEGTLFGNGERTGNLDIIQVALNMYTQGVDPGLDFSDLPKIRNLYEKVTRMSVHERHPYAGDLVFTAFSGSHQDAIKKGMDRMQVDEQDLWRVPYLPIDPEDIGRSYDAIIRINSQSGKGGVAFILEQEFGLELPKKMHPEVGQLVNLRADSLSRELNADEIYAVFQKAYLDIREPLRVTQYAVRHSSSDVDDVSFEADVIFKGEQQKISGKGNGPISSLVNAIERQGWKDFQLLDYRQHAVGVGSGTRAACYINLGKSGTSDCSVFGAALDSNTEAASIYAVISAFNRLQRLSG; from the coding sequence ATGCAACATCATCCCATTTCCAAATATCGCCCATTTTCAGGAGTGTCCTTATCTGACCGCACCTGGCCGGATAAGCAAATATCTTCGGCACCCATCTGGTGCAGCGTCGATCTGCGCGATGGTAACCAAGCCCTCGCCCAACCCATGAGTGTTGAGGAAAAACTGGAGTTCTTCGATCTCTTAGTAGGGGTTGGATTTAAGCAAATCGAAATCGGATTTCCTTCTGCTTCCGACACAGAATTTGCCTTTACACGCCGTTTAATAGAAGAGCAGCGCATACCGGACGATGTAACCATTCAGGTTCTTGTTCAATGCCGTGAGCACTTAATCGAACGCACCGTCGAAAGCCTTATCGGCGCGAAGAGTGTTATCATCCACGTCTACAATTCGACCAATCCACTCCAGCGAGATATTACCTTCAATAAGGACAAATCTGAAATCAAGGCGATCGCTGTTCAAGGAGCTCAGTGGATTCAAAATCGATTGCCCCGACTCGAAGGGACTTCCGTAATTTTACAATACAGTCCAGAGAGCTTTTCTGACACCGAAACGGAGTATGCTCTGGAAGTATGCGAGGCGGTCTTAGATGTGTGGCAGCCCACTCCTGAGAGGCCAGCGATTTTAAATTTGCCTGCGACTGTTGAATGGGCGACTCCCAATGTTCACGCTGACCAAATTGAGTGGTTTTGTCGTCATATGAAGCGCCGTGATCGAGCTATTATCAGCCTGCACACGCATAATGACAGGGGCACGGGGACTGCAGCGACAGAGTTGGCGTTAATGGCTGGTGCCGACCGCGTCGAGGGTACGCTCTTTGGCAACGGGGAGCGGACTGGGAATCTCGATATTATTCAGGTAGCTCTGAATATGTATACCCAGGGTGTAGACCCAGGGCTCGATTTTTCAGATCTGCCGAAAATTCGTAATTTGTATGAGAAGGTGACGCGGATGTCTGTTCACGAGCGTCATCCTTATGCTGGTGATCTCGTCTTTACTGCATTCTCAGGCTCACACCAAGATGCGATTAAAAAGGGAATGGATCGCATGCAGGTCGACGAGCAGGATCTGTGGCGTGTCCCTTATCTCCCGATCGACCCGGAAGACATTGGGCGCAGCTATGATGCTATTATTCGAATCAATAGCCAGAGCGGGAAAGGCGGCGTAGCATTCATTCTGGAACAAGAGTTTGGTCTTGAGTTGCCGAAGAAAATGCACCCGGAAGTAGGACAATTAGTAAATCTACGCGCCGACTCGCTCAGCCGCGAACTGAATGCTGATGAAATTTATGCAGTGTTCCAAAAAGCTTATCTCGATATACGCGAACCGCTTCGTGTGACTCAGTATGCCGTCAGGCATAGCAGCTCAGATGTGGACGATGTGAGTTTTGAGGCGGATGTAATCTTTAAAGGAGAGCAGCAAAAAATCTCAGGTAAAGGGAACGGTCCGATCAGTTCATTGGTCAATGCCATCGAGCGACAGGGTTGGAAGGACTTCCAGCTGCTTGACTACCGCCAGCACGCTGTGGGTGTTGGATCCGGAACCCGTGCGGCATGCTACATAAACCTCGGTAAATCTGGCACTTCGGACTGTTCCGTTTTTGGAGCAGCACTGGATTCAAACACCGAAGCAGCAAGTATATATGCAGTGATAAGCGCTTTTAACCGTCTTCAACGTTTGAGCGGTTAA
- a CDS encoding aminotransferase class III-fold pyridoxal phosphate-dependent enzyme, with protein sequence MDYARSRNIFERAEQVIPGGIYGHVSPAAVLPGRSPYFAARGEGPYYWDADGNRYIDFVCGYGPMVLGYHHPGVEAAAAEQRSQGAVFNHPTETSIQLAEKLVSLIDFADWAVFARNGSDVTTWATMVAREHTQKRKIIKVGDAYHGVDPWCTPGTGGLIEEDRSQIVNIRWNDLESVQKAFAENQNDIAAVILTPYHHPVFAHQVFGESAFFQGIRTLCDAENALLILDDIRAGFRTSINGSHSVFGIQPDMACYCKALANGYPISAAVGTSALKEAASRVFLTGSYWNDAVAHAACLACLQILEEAGVPEHLDRIGTLWTGELSRLASDCGISLKTSGPMAAPYVSVDDDPNLTHTQSLFGELINAGLFMHPHHNGFMSFAHTDSVVDEALEIASAVFKNYTP encoded by the coding sequence ATGGACTACGCTCGCTCCCGGAACATTTTCGAACGCGCAGAGCAGGTCATCCCAGGAGGCATTTATGGCCATGTGAGCCCCGCTGCAGTGCTGCCAGGCCGCAGTCCCTATTTCGCAGCACGCGGCGAAGGGCCCTATTATTGGGACGCAGATGGAAACCGATACATCGATTTTGTATGTGGCTATGGCCCCATGGTCTTGGGTTATCACCACCCGGGAGTAGAAGCTGCAGCAGCAGAGCAACGTAGCCAAGGGGCAGTTTTCAACCACCCCACCGAGACGAGTATCCAGCTCGCCGAAAAACTAGTGAGTTTAATCGACTTCGCAGACTGGGCTGTCTTCGCGCGCAATGGCTCAGATGTTACCACCTGGGCCACCATGGTTGCCCGGGAGCACACGCAGAAACGAAAGATCATAAAAGTAGGTGATGCCTATCATGGCGTCGATCCCTGGTGTACCCCAGGGACAGGGGGGCTCATTGAGGAAGATCGTTCGCAGATTGTGAACATCCGCTGGAATGATCTTGAATCGGTCCAAAAAGCTTTCGCTGAGAATCAAAACGATATAGCAGCGGTGATCCTCACCCCGTATCACCACCCAGTATTCGCACACCAAGTCTTTGGCGAATCTGCATTCTTCCAAGGCATTCGCACACTCTGTGACGCGGAGAATGCTCTCCTCATACTCGATGACATCCGGGCAGGTTTTCGGACGAGCATTAACGGCTCCCATTCAGTGTTCGGTATCCAGCCCGATATGGCCTGTTACTGCAAAGCGCTCGCTAACGGCTATCCGATATCCGCTGCTGTCGGAACATCTGCCCTCAAAGAAGCTGCATCGCGCGTATTTCTGACGGGTAGCTACTGGAACGATGCTGTAGCGCATGCCGCCTGCCTTGCCTGCCTCCAAATACTCGAGGAAGCAGGTGTTCCTGAACACCTCGATAGAATCGGCACACTATGGACTGGCGAATTGTCAAGACTCGCGTCAGATTGCGGCATATCCTTAAAAACATCGGGCCCAATGGCAGCTCCCTATGTGAGTGTCGATGATGATCCGAACCTGACGCATACCCAGAGTCTCTTTGGAGAATTGATCAATGCAGGTCTTTTCATGCATCCACATCACAACGGATTTATGTCATTTGCCCACACAGATTCCGTGGTCGACGAAGCCCTGGAAATCGCATCGGCTGTATTCAAAAATTACACTCCATAA
- a CDS encoding glutaredoxin — MKIKAYLKPQCGWSMGVRAIFDKYQLQYEDLDIINNSALYQEMVEKSGQPLSPCVELDGIMLADVSGEEVENYMLSNNLVSPNEKKPFAPTNTNCSGMKAAEENSKTVRFL, encoded by the coding sequence ATGAAAATCAAAGCCTACCTAAAGCCGCAATGCGGATGGAGCATGGGTGTCCGTGCGATTTTTGACAAATATCAGCTTCAATACGAAGATCTCGATATTATCAACAACTCTGCGCTTTACCAAGAAATGGTTGAAAAATCAGGTCAGCCTCTCTCTCCATGTGTTGAACTTGATGGCATAATGCTCGCAGATGTGTCTGGAGAGGAAGTTGAGAACTACATGCTCTCAAATAACCTGGTTTCGCCCAACGAAAAAAAACCTTTCGCTCCGACTAATACAAATTGTAGTGGCATGAAGGCAGCCGAGGAAAATTCTAAAACGGTACGTTTCCTCTGA